One Phoenix dactylifera cultivar Barhee BC4 unplaced genomic scaffold, palm_55x_up_171113_PBpolish2nd_filt_p 001320F, whole genome shotgun sequence DNA window includes the following coding sequences:
- the LOC120108404 gene encoding 2-alkenal reductase (NADP(+)-dependent)-like translates to MAEVRAKANKKVVLKDFITAGFPKESDMEVVTTDTVRLKVPEGSKAVLLENLYLSCDPYMRSRMSKHDEPSYVPDFVPGSVISGYGVGKVVDSSHPDFKIGDFVWGMTGWEEYSLITETERLFKIRYTDVPLSYYTGLLGMAGFTAYVGFHEICSPKKGEYVFVSAASGAVGQLVGQLAKLMGCYVVGSAGSDDKVNLLKNKFGFDEAFNYKKEPDLSAALKRLFPKGIDIYFENVGGPMLDAVLINMRTHGRIAVCGMISQYNLEKPEGVHNLFYLITKRIRMEGFLVGDFFHKYHQFEEIIAQYMKDGKITYVEDKAEGLENAPAALVGLFAGRNVGKQLVVVSHE, encoded by the exons ATGGCGGAGGTGAGGGCGAAGGCGAACAAGAAGGTTGTGTTGAAGGACTTCATAACGGCGGGTTTCCCCAAGGAGAGCGACATGGAGGTCGTGACGACGGACACCGTCCGATTGAAGGTCCCCGAGGGATCGAAGGCGGTGCTGCTCGAGAACCTGTACCTCTCCTGCGACCCTTATATGCGGTCGCGTATGAGCAAGCACGACGAGCCCTCCTACGTCCCCGACTTCGTCCCTGGCTCG GTCATATCTGGGTATGGTGTGGGTAAAGTGGTGGATTCTAGCCATCCAGATTTCAAGATAGGTGACTTTGTGTGGGGCATGACTGGATGGGAAGAGTATAGCCTCATCACAGAAACAGAGAGGCTTTTCAAGATCAGATACACTGATGTACCCCTTTCCTATTACACTGGCCTTCTTG GCATGGCAGGGTTCACAGCTTATGTGGGATTTCATGAAATCTGCTCGCCAAAGAAAGGGGAATATGTCTTTGTGTCCGCTGCATCCGGTGCTGTTGGACAGCTTGTTGGGCAGCTTGCCAAATTAATGGGCTGTTACGTGGTTGGAAGTGCTGGCTCTGATGACAAG GTCAACTTATTGAAGAACAAGTTTGGTTTTGATGAGGCTTTTAATTATAAGAAGGAGCCAGACTTGAGTGCAGCTTTAAAGAG GTTGTTTCCCAAAGGTATCGACATCTACTTCGAGAATGTTGGTGGTCCGATGCTGGATGCTGTTCTTATCAACATGAGGACCCATGGTCGGATTGCGGTGTGTGGAATGATTTCTCAATACAACCTCGAGAAACCTGAGGGTGTGCACAACTTATTTTACCTCATCACAAAGCGCATCAGAATGGAAGGGTTCCTGGTTGgcgatttttttcataaatatcaTCAGTTTGAGGAGATTATTGCCCAGTATATGAAGGATGGGAAGATCACTTATGTGGAGGATAAAGCTGAAGGACTTGAGAATGCTCCTGCAGCACTGGTGGGGCTCTTTGCAGGCCGCAATGTTGGTAAACAGTTGGTTGTAGTTTCTCATGAATGA